Part of the Flavobacterium okayamense genome, CCCTGTTGCTAAACCGGTACTACCAACTTTACCAATTACTTGACCTTGTGTTACATGCTGACCTTGTTTTACCAAAATTTTAGACATGTGTAGATATTGTGTAGAGTATGTTCCATTATGGCGAACTTTAACATAGTTACCATTCCCAGCTGTATAACCAGCTCTTTCAACAACTCCACTAGCCGTTGTTTTAATTGGAGTTCCTGTTGGTGCAGCATAGTCTGTACCATTATGTGCTTTCCATCTTTTTTGAACGGGATGAAACCTTCTACCAGAAAAACGAGATGAAATTCTAAAATAATCTAGTGGTGCTTTCAAAAACATGCTCTTTAATGCTTTACCTTCTTCATTATAGTATTGAGCAACTTTTTGAGAAGCATCTGATTTAAATGGAAATGCGAAGAAATCTTTACCCCGATGCTGAAAATAAGTAGATTCAACTTTTTCAATTCCAGCATAAATTGAATCATCTATAAATTTTTCATATAATGTTACGGCAAACTTGTCCCCTTTTTGAATTCGAAAGAAGTCAATTGAAAAAGCATAAACTCCGGCTAACTTCGGAGCTAAACCAGCACTAACACCTGCTTTATCTAAGGTTTCAGACAATGAACCTTCTATTTCGGCAGCAATTGTTCTTTTACGAATAGTTGTCGGTTTTGATTTATTAACAACTTGTACAGAATCTCTTAAATCAATTACAGTATAGTCGATATTGTTCTTAA contains:
- a CDS encoding M23 family metallopeptidase, giving the protein MKYLLAILTTIIFFISCDKKADKKEEQTNLDLPKEPIFKNYGFVYNNFHVVNDTIKSGDTFGTILQNYILPDSMNVHQLTEKVKDSFNLRGIKAGKPYILFFDKDNTNNLKAFVYVKNNIDYTVIDLRDSVQVVNKSKPTTIRKRTIAAEIEGSLSETLDKAGVSAGLAPKLAGVYAFSIDFFRIQKGDKFAVTLYEKFIDDSIYAGIEKVESTYFQHRGKDFFAFPFKSDASQKVAQYYNEEGKALKSMFLKAPLDYFRISSRFSGRRFHPVQKRWKAHNGTDYAAPTGTPIKTTASGVVERAGYTAGNGNYVKVRHNGTYSTQYLHMSKILVKQGQHVTQGQVIGKVGSTGLATGPHVCYRFWKNGVQVDPFRQNLPNAEPLPENERLRYLEYIKPLKKELDSIIKLKFNKDETK